The window tggAAATTAATTTAAGTAATCTAAGTAGTTAATTACTAAATCATTTTTGTgcttttgttcttttttctgtttgtttttttttcaaaaaattacattaaaaacaataacaatttacataaaatgtattttaatattttctgaaATAGAAGaactttataatataaatgaGATTTGTTctgatataatttttaaaaaataaaaatttcaaaataaatagtaaaaatagaCAAATggtattttctataaatagaggaaaaaatagaaataaatttgAACAATTTAACTTCTAaatgttattataaatatataggtAAATTAGAGATGCTTTTACAACACCTATCAAAAGTTGGATGGATATTAGATTTGAGACGAGAAATAATGTCTCTTCAGCATATATTATAAGTTTAGAACACACATATACAAAGTCTTTTTTTggaaagaatgttaaatttattcaaatcaaaaaAGGCTTTTGTACAACTAGTGCAACTTTAGTCTAATACGAGAGATAGTTTTTTGAAACATTCATAAATCACAGCAGCCTAGTCTCTAGTAGAAAACCAGACCACCATTGTTTTGTTGAAAGTTGTTCCTCCTCGTCCACGTAAAGAACTGATTCGGTTCCGTACTTGCTTGTCGATGAACTTGATAAGAAGACTTGGGAAACGATTGACCGTGCCATGCCTTCTCCCGTTTCGCTCAAGCCAAATGGTATGCACAGAGAGTTGGAATACATATCGCAGAAGAAACTTGGTATCTCCTGAGATAGTATTTGTAGATAGCAAAGCAAGAACCTGACCCCAAATGTTTGAGTAGCTCTGCCTCAAAAGTTTCTTAGTGAGGTCTCTCCAAATGACCTCTGAAAAAGGACAGGTGAAATATAGATGATTCCGGGACTCAGGTCTCTCCAAATGACCTCTGAAAAAGGACAGGTGAAATATAGATGATTCCGGGACTCAACAGCAGCATTGCAGAGCAAGCACTGAGCATTTGCCTGAGGGTTCCACTGCAGCAATCTATCTCTTGTTGCCAGTCGGTTATGTACTGCAATCCAAGCCATGACCGAGTATTTAGGCGTTGATCCAGAGAACCAGATGCCCTTATACCACGGGACCTTTACTTGCTGCACACGCGTAAGAGTCCAAGTTTGGTTCGTGTCGAAACCAGGTCTGAAAACATCTCCTTTTCCTTTCCACAAAATCACATATACAAAGTCAAATGGGAGTAATTTTGAGAGACGACAAAGGAGGCCTATAAGCTCTTGGCCATACGTGCATAAATGAGCTAGATGATCGCATAGCAGAGCATATGCATTGGTTTGACGTTAATACTCGTAGTGTTGACTTTGGGTTTCTATCTTTGAAACAGAACACCCCCAAATGAATAGAGCGTTACATATGTATTCACTTAGAAGTGTTTATAATATTTAGATCTTTCGTGCATTTATCTTGATTGattgtttatataatttatggtTGTAACGGTTACAATTGGgtgttttaattgtttttgagCTTTAATTTACGCCCTTGAAAAGAACAAGAAAACGTTTTATTCTAATTATTAGACTGAAAAGAAGAGCAAAATGAGAAACGCGAGTATCAAACAAGCGATCGAGGAAGAGCGTGGTGGGAGTAGTATGTCTCCTTTACATTTTAATGAGAAAACATGTCTATTTCTAAAGCTGATCTTAGCTAATGATGAAGAAcaagtttttctttctttttgctaGAGGTTGAAAGTGTTGTTATACCAAAAGAAGGAAAACATAATTTGAAAAGCACGAGAAAGTGTGCGAGAAACACACAATACCTGAATAgtttatcaaataaataaactaaaaaaaaaaaacaaaatacagaAGAATAGGATCAACTTTAAAAGGGAAGGATTAAGATTAGAGTAGTTTGTACGGTCTGATCTGATCAAtggtaatgattttttttaaatattttaaaagtcttCTCATCGTCATGTTTACAACAACCCAATTGGCAAACCGTACAAATGCGATATAAGAATATTTCACTGGCATTACTTAATTATATATCCTCTAGGAAACTTCTAGGCAAATCACTTGCATTATGTGAAGGCTACAGCTCGAGATGGTTAATGCCACTAAGACAGATATTGTTCTATATCAATGTTAGATGGGCCGGTTCACTGTGGACATTGCGGGTCTTGGACTATAAAACTTATGGAACTGGTGTTTTAGGCGCCATAAGTTATTATTAATTCATATGATTTCAGTTTCTAATTAAGATTGTAGTGTAGTGCTTAAATCTGATTTTATTAATTGTCCTATAGAAACTTTGTTCGAATTAGTCCAACTTCTTGCATAATTCTTTTTTGTGCTTTAGGTGGTAGGCCTGGATCTGGATCCGGTGAATACCTTGTAAAACTCGTAATTTCAATTCGGAAGCAGATTTGTTTGCAAAAACTGCTCTTGCTGGGTCTGTAAGCAGCTCCACTTTTGGAGTCTAAACTCTAGTTTGAAATGAAATGCttgtttgttcaaaaaaaaagagagcaatTACATTCGAGTTAGGCCGAGTAACATTTTGGAGGCCTAAAACCATATCATAAAAATGTAGCTATCTTTCAAACGGGAAGATTTGTAAAATACTATATAGCTTTGGACATATCTAGTTTCAACAAATAGAAGTCATTGAAACCTTTAAAGGATGTATGTCTTAAAGTTTTACTAATGGCATTATGGTAGATATAGAACTTGTATTTTTGAATTAGTTCTGTTGTAACGATTCTTCTTCTAAAACTATTCattggaggatgaagtgtagtCATAGCAGAGATCAAAATCAAGTTCTGATCAATGGTAACATTGATAGGCAGAGAAGACCCATATGCCCATATACCCAGGGAGAGCTTTCAAAGCATTCCGCATTGCAATTCTCGAAGACAGAGAGAAAGGTAAGTATGACCTTGACTAACAAGCTATGAAAGGCATGTAAAACATCCATCCATGACCCATCAAAATTGATTAGGGGGGATACCAAAGAATGATTATGAGTTGAAAAATttcttgtatattttaaaacctTGATACTatgtgtgaaaaaaaaaacatgaagaaaATGATGCATTTGTACATGTTCATGgagattatttaatttatcaGATGGACGAAgatattaaaagtaaaaaaaaaacacttgatTCTAGTGAATACAAATGATGATAACATCATACAAACAAGAGTAAATTATCATTTGCTTAAAAATATACACGAACAATACATTATTAAAACCTGACGAAAAATGCAGATTACAAAGATAATCCCACACAccttaaaatttattaatttcataAGAGATTTGAAGTTAAATAATTCAAATCTCATTATTAATTTCCAGCAGGGAAGAGCTTAAGAACCTTCCTACCACCATCTCCATTACCATACTCTGAACCTTCATACCTCAAATTACGAACCACATGGTTCTGCTGCGTAACCACATGTTTCCCTAAATAAGGGTTCATCAACGGAGACGGCATCAAGTACTCATGGCTCAATAAATGCGCCGGAACCGGCGAGCTCGCGAAGAGCCGGTCAGTGGCCGAGTCTGAGACGATGACGTGTCCTCCGGAGACTCCGTTACCGTTCCCGCCTTGCATTCTCCTTAGGTAGAGACGATATTTCTGGAGATGACTCGCTACGTTCTCTCTCGTTAACCCTTCAACGCTCATAAGCTGCATTATCGTCTTAGGAACTGCGTTCTTGATCCCTAAGTGACCAACCGCGTCCACGAAACGCTTGTGCAGCTGCGGCGTCCATACTAAACGCGGCCGTTTCAGCGTCCTCGCTggctcttctcctcctcctcctcctcctcctgagCCGAGATCAGTTGATGAGTCTACCGCGAAGTCAGAATTCATCATAGTTGGAGTTGGAGTGGCGGCGGGCTGGAGCTTCTGGTGGTACATGGCGACGGTTCTCTTAGGTGAGGAGTGATTGTTGTGGCTTCCTATTTGGAAGGCAAGAGCTAGGTGAGGGGTGATTAAGGTTTGAGAGATGGGTATGAGCTCTTCCGGCGAAGGAAGCTCCTCCTCCCATCTGACGAGCCAGTTCGGAGTTTCCTCTCTCATTTTGAAAGGTGTTCTTGCGACGGTGACAGTTGCTGGATGTGACGGCGGAGGAGAGAGAGGTTCGAGGTGGATCTAAGCGGAAGAAGAACAAAGTAGTTAATTGtgatttttttactaaatatatatagacAAGAAGAGTGATTGGCTGATTTCTTTTCTCTTGAATAATGTGTTAATGGAGTTATGGAACTGGAATAGATtattcttttttataaaaatatacgtACAAATAAGAACAAGAAAAGTTGAATTATATTGATAAGCATATATATCTGTCATTGTCATATATGGTTCGGTTCATGGCGTCCAAATTGCCAGATTTGTGTTCATGTTTGCCTCaagttcttttatttatttatttacatttgTAATCGTGACCAAGTTGTGATTATTCTTATTCGAAAGAACTCGTATAAGATAAGGTGTGGAGTATTAAATTCATGTGATCTCTTCGTTgttaatctattctattaaagaTTAGATCGCATAAAAATGCGCCAATAGTTGAGCCGACATCATTTTAATAAAAGTTATCCTAAGtcatatcttattatataaacgaGAGCGCGGCGCCATAGAGGCTCACGATAGAAAGAAGAAATCTATATTCAATCTTGATAACTATAACTCCGAATCTCTCGCTAAATTTTAAGAAGAAGAATTCTTAATTATTAATGAAGGATATCAGAGGAAGAAAAGCATAAATTTAATTTCCCTAAATGTGATGGAAAgggaaagagaagagaaaataGAAGATGACAAAAAACAGTAGGGTTTGCTTTTTGTTTGGTTCGGATCTGTCACTGTCTTATGTGTTTCGGAGTTATGGTCCGAAAGATTCTCGGCTTTCCACGTGACACGTGTCTTTTCACGCGTCATGCTTTGCGTGGGTGTTTTTAAGAAACAGCAACCTGTCGTACAATTGGTTTGTCGTACGCATGAGATTCCACACTAGCGGCATGGATTAGGTTAactttttaaactattaaattaaCTTCCATTTAGTGGGTTTAACCATGCGTACACTGTATATAGCTTTTCCATCTGACTATCAATCTATAACTATAAGTAATTTCTTTTGAATTTGTTACTCTGAAAAGTCTTTACAAAAGTATATCCAACCTTAGTTACTTGTTAATATGTGATAGAAGAAAAGTTgatgatatatttatattcgAAATTAACATGTCATTCTAAAAATAAACTAGTATTAGATACAGTGTAACAAAAAGGTATGGGTCGATAGTGGGACTTGTGCTGCAATCTGCattaacaaataaatcaaatactAGCTTTTTAGGTATAAACTATGCATTAGGGTAGTGTGAATGATTAGTATTCCAATTTTAGGTTCGGCGTGTAATGTGAAATTAAGGATGCTAATTCTGAGACATCGAAATTCTACAATTTATCCGATTCAAGTTCTATTTAATTTAAGAGAATTTAAAATACTTCTTATAGctaacattaatttttttttagcctgaGCTTAGCTGAAGGATAGAAAATCgagtttttatattaaaaattaatgatgtgTATTATTAAAACCAAGTGTGAATGTGAATCCAAATAAAAGTATATCAAATCCACTCGAAAATTTGAGTTAATTCACTTTTTCAGAACTAAACATTCGAACATGGATTCATGAACGCTTCTAATACAAAATGATTTGGATTATTTCTATTATGCCGTTTATATGGAATATATTATCCTAGCCGATCCAATTTTCATATGTGGGTGTTTGAGCCCAAAACCAAATTCGATTAAGATCTTTAAACTGAACATTTCTCCCTAATAAAAAGTGTCTAAAACGCCATTTTGAGTGATAGTTAGTGTATAACCCGAAATTCACCAGTGGTAGATCATTCGGTTATTTGGGTAAAATCAAAAACATATCCAACTATATGAAACATATGAAATGAAGTATCTTCGGCCGCCGACGTTAAATGTATTAAAGTAATCTAGTGGCCAACCCTCCAGCACCATCGTGTATACTAAAGAAAATTGAGACAAAAAAGGAATCTCTTGCGAAGTACTAAGACAAGAAGTGAAACCAGACAAAAGTTGTCCCCTTGATTTCATTTGCATCTGTTTATTTTGGACTTTAAAAAGCGCCACAATTAAAAGGCCAGAAAAGCACAGGATATATTGTTTTGTGCAATATCATTTACTGGAAAATCAttgtaacttttattttgtGCAACTTACAATGTTGTAACATTTTACCGAAAAAAaccaagagagagaaagaaaatatTCTCTCTAGAGTCTCTCCCTTCCCAAATCGTTTTAACCTAGCGCCGACAACATCACAATCCTGTTACGGTGGAGAAGATCGACGGCAAGTTTGCTGTTCCGTTCTTCTTCGCCACCCctccttctttttctttcttctttttgtctCTGTCCTCCATCCTTCTCCTCTCCATCTATACCGACATGCTTTTCTCCTCTGGTTTCTCTGGTTCACCGGTGATTTGCAACGGCAATGACGGGCGTTCGTCAAGCCGCTGGAGGAGAAGCGAGGTGTAGCAAACTGAAGCGATTGGTGGTGCCAGTCGGAGATCTCTCGCAACAAAGTGTCCTTTCTTAGATCTGGGTCAGATCTAGGGGCGTACGGTTCGTCTGGAATGGAGAGCGTCGCTGCCTCGCCTGGAGCCTTCCTTACCGTTCTCCAAACCCTTTGTCGTTGGTTTGCTATCCACTGGTTTGTGTGGGTTCCTCTTCTCTGTCTCCTGCAGGTACACGATGTAGAGGCCATCGTGGAGGTTTACTCTGTTGCTAGATCTGTCTCTTTGCACAGCAGTGCGTTTAGTGCTTTCGGTTCCGGTGAGCTCCTCCTCTTCGCAGATCGGCAAGGGATCTTGGGCTGTCCCGTAG is drawn from Brassica rapa cultivar Chiifu-401-42 chromosome A05, CAAS_Brap_v3.01, whole genome shotgun sequence and contains these coding sequences:
- the LOC103866525 gene encoding transcription factor MYBC1, with product MREETPNWLVRWEEELPSPEELIPISQTLITPHLALAFQIGSHNNHSSPKRTVAMYHQKLQPAATPTPTMMNSDFAVDSSTDLGSGGGGGGGEEPARTLKRPRLVWTPQLHKRFVDAVGHLGIKNAVPKTIMQLMSVEGLTRENVASHLQKYRLYLRRMQGGNGNGVSGGHVIVSDSATDRLFASSPVPAHLLSHEYLMPSPLMNPYLGKHVVTQQNHVVRNLRYEGSEYGNGDGGRKVLKLFPAGN